Genomic segment of Prochlorococcus marinus CUG1433:
AATCTATAGCTTCTATAGTATCTTGCTCTGATAATTGATTAGCACCTGCCTCAATCATTACTATACCGTCAGGTGATCCTGCAACGACAATGTCTAAATCTCCTTTTTCTATCTCCCTATAGCTTGGATTTAAGATAAAATCATCTCCTATAAGCCCAACTCTTACTGCAGCCATTGGTCCATAAAATGGAATCTCTCCAAGTAAAGTTGCTATTGAAGCCCCAGTTACTGCCAATACATCTGCTGGCACCCTTTCATCTAGAGAAAGACAGGAGGCAACAATTTGTATCTCGTCTCTCATCCATGAGGGGAAAAGTGGCCTCATTGGCCTATCAATTAATCTTGAAATTAAAGTTGCTCTCTCGGGAGGTCGACCCTCTCTCCTCATAAAACCACCTGGAATTCTTCCGGCAGCATATAGTTTCTCCTCGTAGTCACATATTAGAGGTAGAAAGTCTGACACATCTTTTTTTGTAGTTTTTGTAGCTGTTACTAATAAAGAGGTGTCACCACACTCAATCATTACTGATCCATTAGCTTGAGGAGCATATAGTCCTGTAGTTAGTCGTATCTCTCGTCCGTCAAACGTGATCGACTTATTTTGTCCTTCCACTTTTTAAATTATAAATCTATACATAAGTTATTCTTACATTTTATAGGGACATATTGAGCAAATTATTTAGATAAGCTATAAAAACTTTTAAAAATCACATAAAAGTTGATAATGTTTTTAATAATTACCTTACCAAGTAAGTGATTAAAATACTTTAATTAAGAAATTAAAATCTATTACCAACTTGATTTAACTACACCAGGAAGTTCACCGTTATGAGCTCTTTGTCTTAACTGATTCCTGCAAAGACCAAAATCTCTATATACCCCTCTAGGTTTACCAGTTGCCCAACACCTATTTCTTACTCTATTTGGTGCAGAGTTCCTTGGCAGTCCTTGAATCTTTCTATGGATTTCTAACCTTTCCATTGGATCTTTTGCGGCATTAAATTCATCTAATAATGCTTTCCTTTTTGCAGCATATTTCTTAACAAGTTTTTTGCGTTTAACTTCTCTCGCAATCATTGACTTTTTCGCCATTTAGTCAGAATATTTAAAACTAATTATTATTTTAACAGCTTGAAGAACAGTTTTTAAAATTTATTTATTGGTTTAATAATCTTTGTACGATTAATAGTTGACTAGTATCTCTAATAATAAGCAGAACGCTTAGTCCAACTAAAAGAAAAAAACTGGACTGAGTAACAACCATTTGTACCTTGACTGGAACAGGTTTTCCCCTAAAGCCTTCAATTATAGTGAAAACAAGTTGTCCACCATCTAACAATGGTAAAGGCAATGAATTAAGTACTGCTAAATTAATAGAAATTAAAGCCGCAAATAATAATATGCCTGTTCCACCTTGTTGAGATAATTGTGCACCGATTTCAACGATTTTTACCGGCCCACTTAATTGTTGAGCTGTTGAGGAGAAATTTGTTATTAAACCTTTATAACCTTGAATTGTTTTTACCAAAAGTGATGAAAATTCCTTATTAGTATATTTAAAAAGTTCGAAAACGTTTTTCGTCTTTTTAGTTTCTTTCCTTATATTCGGTTGTAATTGAGCACCTATTGTTCCTTTCCCATCAATATTTTTTGGTACCAAAGTTAAATCTTTAAAACTCCCATCCCTTTCAATTTTTATTGAAATTGGTTCGTCTGATGAATTTTGAATTTCTTTTACTAAAGCTGAAACGGCTTGATCCCCAACTCCTAAAGTACTAGTTTCGATTTCTAATATTTTATCCCCTGGTTCTAAACCTGCAAGGGAGGCAGCCTTTTCAGGTTGAGTAGCCAAAACTAAAATGCCTGGTTCTGGATCAAATGGAATACCAACAGTAGTTACATTTATAATCAAGATTGAGTAAGCAAG
This window contains:
- the rpsN gene encoding 30S ribosomal protein S14; protein product: MAKKSMIAREVKRKKLVKKYAAKRKALLDEFNAAKDPMERLEIHRKIQGLPRNSAPNRVRNRCWATGKPRGVYRDFGLCRNQLRQRAHNGELPGVVKSSW
- the rseP gene encoding RIP metalloprotease RseP, coding for MNVLTSITVLGFLIFFHEMGHFLAAILQGIYVDGFSIGFGPSIIQKKFRDITYSFRAFPLGGFVSFPDEELNNIDPEDPNLLKNRPIIQRVIVISAGVFANLILAYSILIINVTTVGIPFDPEPGILVLATQPEKAASLAGLEPGDKILEIETSTLGVGDQAVSALVKEIQNSSDEPISIKIERDGSFKDLTLVPKNIDGKGTIGAQLQPNIRKETKKTKNVFELFKYTNKEFSSLLVKTIQGYKGLITNFSSTAQQLSGPVKIVEIGAQLSQQGGTGILLFAALISINLAVLNSLPLPLLDGGQLVFTIIEGFRGKPVPVKVQMVVTQSSFFLLVGLSVLLIIRDTSQLLIVQRLLNQ